A window of Planctomycetaceae bacterium contains these coding sequences:
- a CDS encoding phosphonoacetaldehyde reductase, protein MIVKQQYLIDSLHSVVSVLESLELERLFVVLDTEAYEVSGARTVLETVLQKHATTRFTNFELNPKLEDVQRGVDLYRPFNPDFVIALGGGTAIDLAKLISGLAAQQDSSRDIALGLAPIQASARPLMAIPTTAGTGSEATHFAVVYVDGEKYSVAHPTLRPDYAVVDPALTASLPPRITAATGLDAFCQAIESVWAVAANEESMGYATEAAQLAFRYLEAATNAPTPEARRAMCRASHLAGKAINITKTTAPHALSYSLTSRFGVPHGFAVATTLAPLLKFNAGVTDEDCTDPRGAAAVRERIAQILKALGAETVEEACSSILSLLTRVGCPKLEEIVNHNTGLITVIESANVQRLSNNPRRASREQLIDVLSQSRIPF, encoded by the coding sequence TTGATTGTCAAACAGCAATACTTAATTGATTCCCTCCACAGCGTGGTCTCTGTGCTGGAGTCGCTCGAACTTGAGCGTCTGTTCGTCGTTCTCGATACGGAGGCTTACGAAGTGTCGGGCGCACGTACCGTCCTGGAGACCGTTCTGCAGAAACACGCTACGACGCGATTCACAAACTTTGAACTGAACCCAAAACTGGAAGATGTGCAACGTGGTGTCGATCTTTATCGCCCATTCAATCCCGACTTTGTGATCGCCCTGGGCGGAGGCACGGCAATTGATCTTGCAAAGCTGATCAGCGGGCTGGCAGCACAACAGGATTCTTCACGCGATATCGCGTTGGGGCTCGCCCCGATTCAGGCAAGTGCCAGGCCCCTGATGGCAATTCCTACAACGGCTGGAACCGGCAGTGAAGCGACACACTTTGCTGTCGTGTATGTCGACGGAGAGAAGTATTCCGTCGCCCATCCAACGCTGCGACCAGATTACGCGGTTGTCGATCCAGCGTTGACCGCAAGTCTTCCCCCTCGAATCACTGCCGCGACGGGGCTGGACGCCTTCTGTCAGGCGATTGAATCCGTCTGGGCAGTTGCGGCGAATGAGGAATCCATGGGGTACGCGACCGAAGCCGCTCAACTTGCTTTCAGGTACCTTGAGGCCGCAACCAACGCGCCCACACCTGAAGCGAGACGTGCGATGTGTCGCGCTTCCCATCTTGCCGGAAAGGCCATCAACATCACAAAGACAACTGCACCACATGCCTTGTCGTACTCTCTAACTTCCCGTTTTGGTGTGCCGCACGGCTTTGCTGTCGCGACGACGCTTGCTCCCCTGCTCAAATTCAACGCAGGTGTGACCGATGAAGACTGCACCGACCCACGCGGAGCGGCTGCTGTCCGAGAACGAATCGCGCAGATTCTCAAAGCCCTGGGAGCCGAGACGGTTGAAGAAGCTTGCTCGTCAATCCTAAGCCTGCTGACACGCGTGGGATGCCCGAAGCTGGAAGAGATTGTCAACCACAACACGGGCCTGATCACTGTAATCGAGTCGGCCAATGTTCAGAGGTTGTCGAATAATCCGCGTCGTGCGAGTCGCGAACAACTGATCGATGTGTTGTCTCAAAGCCGGATTCCATTCTGA
- a CDS encoding ribbon-helix-helix protein, CopG family encodes MIRTNIQFPDPLYRRLKEIAEQQDWSLSEVMRKAAEHFVDRFPSRAESTGQWQFPTLDCGGDFLLDPAEVNSEADVIEGRD; translated from the coding sequence ATGATTCGCACGAATATCCAGTTTCCAGACCCACTCTACCGGCGGCTCAAAGAGATCGCAGAGCAGCAGGACTGGTCGCTGTCCGAGGTCATGCGCAAGGCGGCCGAGCATTTCGTGGACCGCTTCCCCAGTCGCGCGGAGTCCACGGGCCAGTGGCAGTTTCCGACGCTCGATTGCGGAGGCGATTTTCTGCTCGATCCAGCGGAGGTGAACTCCGAGGCGGACGTGATCGAAGGGCGGGATTGA
- a CDS encoding cupin domain-containing protein, with the protein MNLVELAQRIRKLRLDRRLTLDDVASRTGLTRSWLSKVENFRITPSLPALGQIASALGVTVSELVQGLDEKPTLVKIARDDRKVVERDKSKTNTAIYESLAHKRPNRSMDPFLLTIPAGVAREEALTHEGEEFLMVLQGAIEFEFDSELHSLRKGDCLYFDSHIPHRIINPNTREAIVLCVFMEPRIN; encoded by the coding sequence ATGAACCTCGTGGAACTCGCACAGCGGATTCGCAAGCTCCGCCTGGACAGACGGCTTACACTGGATGATGTTGCCTCGCGGACTGGTTTGACACGCAGCTGGCTCTCGAAGGTGGAGAACTTTCGGATCACGCCGTCACTGCCTGCCCTGGGACAAATTGCCTCTGCCCTCGGCGTCACTGTCTCCGAACTTGTCCAGGGACTGGATGAGAAACCAACTCTGGTCAAAATTGCCAGGGACGACCGGAAGGTTGTCGAGCGTGACAAAAGCAAGACCAATACGGCTATCTATGAGTCGCTGGCACACAAACGCCCCAATCGATCCATGGACCCGTTTCTGCTCACCATTCCTGCTGGTGTGGCACGGGAAGAGGCACTGACGCACGAGGGAGAAGAATTTCTGATGGTTCTCCAGGGAGCCATCGAATTCGAATTCGACAGCGAATTGCATTCCCTTCGCAAGGGAGACTGCCTGTACTTTGACAGCCATATTCCCCACCGGATTATTAACCCAAACACACGTGAAGCCATCGTCTTGTGTGTGTTTATGGAACCGCGAATCAATTAA
- a CDS encoding DNA-binding transcriptional regulator, which translates to MTPKARSRIALLVETSRSYGREVLMGAAHFARTLNDWSLLHQEMSIDAAMPQWIGEFQVQGVIARVDQHNIQSLRALNIPVIDVRCHMTNVEFPQVDTDDRLVAQMAFDHLWERGFRRFAFCGYQHARYSESRLSHFREFVSNAGCRLMVYETNAGSDQALSRIEESGVYEMETLADWLQSLPQPTGVFVCNDIRGQQVLNACRVAEIAVPEDVAVIGVDNDDAICQLCDPPLTSVRPNSWAVGYRAAEILHECLRGGSSTRNIEYVPPIGVVDRLSTQVSAVEDREVARVCQFIRQHACDGINVSDVENYSRISRRHLERRFREALNRTLHEEITANQIGRVKQLLAETSMTLEQIAPLAGYSHKERLSTVFKRETGMTPGQFRQQFSVS; encoded by the coding sequence TCGTCGAAACCTCGCGTTCTTACGGACGTGAAGTCCTGATGGGAGCTGCGCATTTTGCAAGGACGCTCAACGACTGGTCGCTGTTGCATCAGGAAATGTCCATTGATGCTGCCATGCCGCAGTGGATCGGCGAGTTCCAGGTTCAGGGGGTGATTGCGCGAGTCGATCAACACAACATTCAGTCGCTTCGCGCGTTGAACATCCCCGTGATCGATGTTCGTTGTCACATGACCAATGTCGAGTTTCCGCAGGTCGACACAGACGACAGACTCGTTGCCCAAATGGCATTCGATCATCTCTGGGAACGCGGCTTTCGACGATTTGCATTCTGTGGCTATCAGCATGCTCGTTACTCAGAGAGCCGACTGAGTCATTTCCGTGAATTTGTGTCAAACGCGGGTTGCCGTCTGATGGTCTACGAGACGAACGCAGGCAGCGATCAGGCTCTCAGCCGAATTGAAGAATCCGGCGTCTACGAAATGGAGACGCTCGCCGATTGGCTGCAATCACTTCCTCAACCAACCGGTGTCTTCGTCTGTAACGACATTCGCGGACAGCAGGTGCTCAACGCCTGCCGAGTTGCAGAGATTGCTGTTCCGGAAGACGTGGCCGTGATTGGGGTCGACAACGATGATGCAATCTGTCAGTTGTGCGATCCGCCACTGACCAGCGTTCGCCCCAATTCCTGGGCGGTCGGTTATCGAGCAGCAGAGATCCTGCACGAATGCCTTCGCGGCGGTTCGTCAACTCGAAATATAGAATACGTCCCCCCCATCGGCGTCGTCGATCGGCTTTCAACGCAGGTCAGTGCGGTTGAAGATCGGGAGGTTGCCAGAGTGTGTCAGTTTATTCGCCAACACGCCTGCGACGGGATCAATGTCAGCGATGTCGAGAACTATTCGCGAATCTCACGACGACATCTCGAACGTCGATTCCGTGAGGCGCTGAATCGAACCCTGCACGAAGAGATCACGGCAAATCAGATTGGTCGAGTCAAACAACTGCTGGCAGAAACCTCGATGACTCTGGAACAGATTGCGCCTCTCGCCGGATACAGCCACAAAGAACGTTTAAGCACCGTCTTCAAACGCGAAACCGGAATGACGCCAGGCCAATTCCGGCAACAATTCTCCGTGAGCTGA
- a CDS encoding redoxin family protein, translating into MGFRNLFYAGLLAASVGIAFADDLRPGGSTNAGVRLSFDLLDVDGKIHALGQNDKQSVRVFVFLSMSCPISNSYTQELNRLAQLPHANVQFYGVVSDPFVTRQEVASHFQEFQTKFPVLFDGSGLLAEALQPTHVPEAFVVDREQHLVYRGAIDNAYVSIGRRRASVEEHYLLNAIKAAANGNDVSVPKTQPVGCHFPRRLSDASSSAVTYTRDIAPIIQTRCRNCHRPGQVAPFALTSYQDAVSHAEMLVEVTQRRIMPPWIPGPSTHRKFVGERWLTDRELSFIRKWVEAGCPEGDAADLPPSPKFADGWQLGEPDLIVKMQTRFTVPADGPDLLQNFVIPIDIPEDRLVAAVEFHPGNKRVVHHAVLFLDDKGQARKLDEATPEPGYGNFGGPGFLPSGALGGWSVGNTARRLPNDMGRYLKKGSDLVVQVHYHPTGKEETDQSEIGLYFVQKPVAESLSEPARLVGSIWMANYEMDIPAGDADYRRSTTYTLPKDVIIVGIVPHMHLLGKSMKVTARRPGQEPEVLIDVAEWNYNWQDEYYYERPFSLPAGTVLAVDAAFDNSAENPSNPSSPPQRVTWGDETTDEMLFCFFLLTAEKTEDLIHTIFDNLAHDLQQPRKDVGQTP; encoded by the coding sequence GTGGGATTCCGTAACCTTTTTTATGCCGGACTGTTGGCGGCATCAGTTGGCATTGCTTTTGCCGACGATTTGCGACCAGGCGGTTCGACCAACGCTGGTGTCAGGTTAAGCTTCGATCTTTTGGATGTGGATGGAAAGATTCACGCTCTCGGCCAGAACGACAAGCAGTCTGTCAGAGTCTTTGTGTTCCTGTCGATGTCGTGTCCGATCTCGAATTCGTACACGCAGGAACTGAATCGTCTCGCCCAGTTGCCGCATGCAAACGTGCAGTTCTATGGAGTCGTTTCTGACCCGTTTGTGACTCGGCAGGAGGTTGCCAGTCACTTTCAGGAGTTTCAAACGAAGTTTCCCGTGTTGTTTGATGGATCAGGACTGCTGGCCGAAGCGTTGCAGCCGACGCACGTTCCTGAGGCGTTCGTCGTTGATCGGGAACAACATCTGGTCTATCGTGGTGCCATCGATAATGCGTATGTGTCGATCGGCCGGCGTCGCGCCAGTGTCGAAGAACACTATCTGCTGAATGCGATCAAGGCGGCCGCGAATGGAAACGACGTTTCCGTGCCCAAAACCCAGCCGGTTGGCTGCCACTTCCCCAGACGGCTATCCGATGCGTCGTCCAGTGCAGTGACATATACACGCGACATCGCACCCATCATTCAAACGCGCTGCCGGAACTGCCACCGACCAGGGCAGGTCGCTCCATTCGCGCTGACGAGCTACCAGGACGCCGTGTCCCATGCCGAAATGCTGGTCGAAGTGACTCAGCGGCGCATCATGCCGCCGTGGATTCCGGGACCATCAACGCACCGCAAGTTTGTCGGTGAACGGTGGCTCACGGATCGCGAATTATCTTTCATCAGGAAGTGGGTCGAAGCGGGGTGTCCGGAAGGTGATGCCGCCGATCTTCCGCCCTCGCCAAAGTTCGCCGATGGCTGGCAACTCGGGGAGCCGGATCTGATTGTGAAGATGCAAACGCGATTTACCGTGCCGGCGGATGGCCCCGACCTGCTGCAGAACTTCGTCATCCCGATCGACATCCCGGAAGACCGGCTGGTGGCCGCCGTGGAGTTCCATCCGGGCAACAAACGCGTTGTGCATCATGCGGTGTTGTTTCTGGACGACAAAGGTCAGGCCAGAAAACTGGACGAAGCCACGCCCGAGCCCGGCTACGGCAACTTTGGCGGTCCGGGCTTTCTGCCGAGCGGAGCGCTGGGCGGATGGTCGGTCGGCAACACCGCTCGCCGCCTGCCCAACGACATGGGGCGGTATTTGAAGAAGGGCAGCGATTTGGTTGTGCAGGTCCATTACCACCCAACAGGGAAAGAGGAGACAGACCAATCGGAAATTGGGCTCTACTTCGTACAAAAGCCCGTCGCTGAGTCGCTAAGTGAGCCGGCAAGACTGGTCGGCAGCATCTGGATGGCGAACTACGAGATGGACATCCCGGCGGGCGATGCCGACTATCGCCGTTCGACGACCTACACATTGCCGAAAGATGTGATCATCGTTGGCATCGTGCCGCACATGCATCTGCTGGGAAAATCGATGAAAGTCACGGCGCGCCGACCGGGTCAGGAGCCAGAGGTTCTGATCGACGTCGCCGAGTGGAACTACAACTGGCAGGATGAGTACTACTACGAGCGACCATTCTCGCTTCCCGCCGGAACTGTATTGGCCGTGGATGCTGCCTTCGATAACTCGGCCGAGAATCCCTCGAATCCTTCATCGCCACCTCAGCGAGTCACGTGGGGTGACGAAACGACTGATGAAATGCTGTTCTGCTTTTTCCTGCTGACCGCCGAGAAGACGGAAGACCTGATTCACACTATCTTCGATAACCTCGCCCACGATCTGCAGCAGCCTCGCAAAGATGTGGGGCAAACGCCATGA
- a CDS encoding TA system VapC family ribonuclease toxin, with amino-acid sequence MIVSADTNLFLYAANPQSPYHAPARRFFDEQASGGERFLLCGLVLVEIYMQLRNPAVFRSPKSSAEAAAFCAALRGNPKWEFGDYEPPVAEPLWQWTETTTAGFRHIIDARLAFTLRHHGVTHFATANEKHFSGYGFQQVWNPV; translated from the coding sequence ATGATTGTGTCCGCCGACACGAACCTGTTCCTCTACGCGGCGAATCCCCAGTCGCCGTACCATGCACCGGCCCGGCGGTTCTTTGACGAGCAGGCGTCCGGAGGCGAGCGGTTTCTGCTGTGCGGGCTGGTGCTCGTGGAGATTTACATGCAGCTTCGGAATCCCGCGGTGTTCCGGAGTCCGAAGTCGTCGGCGGAAGCGGCCGCGTTCTGCGCCGCTTTGCGAGGCAACCCGAAGTGGGAATTCGGCGACTACGAACCGCCGGTTGCAGAGCCGTTGTGGCAGTGGACCGAAACAACCACAGCAGGATTCCGGCACATCATCGACGCCCGGCTGGCGTTCACATTGCGGCACCACGGAGTGACTCACTTCGCGACAGCCAATGAAAAGCACTTCAGCGGTTACGGATTCCAGCAGGTGTGGAATCCGGTGTGA
- a CDS encoding phosphonatase-like hydrolase — MIQLVVFDMAGTTIDEDNVVYKTVRAAINAVGYQFTQEQVQEVGAGKEKSQAIRDVLALDGQQHSDEEVAAIFDNFKQMLDAAYAALDVKEQPGASETFMKLRRHGVKVVLNTGYDRVTAESLVAKIGWEVGRDIDGLVTASDVENGRPAPDMILLAMRQAGVKSSDAVAKIGDSTIDIEEGKNAGCGMTFGITTGAQTESQLRSADPTHVVRSLADLCELVVNGG, encoded by the coding sequence ATGATCCAGCTCGTTGTGTTTGACATGGCCGGAACCACGATTGATGAAGACAACGTTGTCTACAAAACCGTCCGTGCCGCCATCAATGCTGTCGGTTATCAGTTTACGCAGGAACAGGTTCAGGAGGTTGGCGCTGGCAAGGAAAAATCGCAAGCGATCCGCGACGTTCTTGCTCTGGATGGACAACAACATTCGGATGAAGAGGTCGCTGCGATCTTTGACAACTTCAAACAAATGCTTGATGCCGCCTACGCAGCGCTGGATGTGAAAGAGCAACCGGGAGCTTCAGAAACCTTTATGAAGCTCCGACGGCACGGTGTTAAAGTGGTGCTCAACACCGGGTACGACCGAGTCACCGCAGAAAGCCTTGTCGCGAAGATCGGCTGGGAGGTGGGACGGGACATCGATGGACTGGTGACCGCCAGCGACGTCGAAAACGGTCGACCGGCTCCCGACATGATCCTTCTGGCCATGCGACAGGCGGGAGTGAAATCGAGTGATGCCGTTGCAAAAATCGGGGATTCAACGATCGATATTGAAGAAGGTAAGAACGCCGGATGCGGAATGACGTTCGGCATCACCACTGGAGCGCAGACTGAGTCGCAGCTTCGCTCAGCTGATCCGACGCATGTCGTGCGAAGCCTTGCCGATTTGTGTGAACTGGTTGTGAATGGTGGATGA
- a CDS encoding alkaline phosphatase D family protein, with product MHHLTSQSLLKPCLSTVINCGATVLLLIGAALTDLHSIHAGEVVGPIVGTVESTTAHVLYRPGTAESKWQLSVLTDGRVVQRITALSQSEHDYVAKFAVNHLKPGTQYRYQIEDESGRVVVPADEQHSFTTANPARANSRASVSFVSCVDIEPNAIWQEMANLDVDGVFLMGDTPYIDSSDLSVVRTRHRQFLQMPELAALGSHTPIVGTWDDHDFGRNNGNGRNMMNGKESTRRGFVEYRAHAQFGDGSEGVYHKVDLGMIEVFLLDPRTFSQTAPSPVDQTQPTCFGADQWNWLLKSLRESKAPFKVLAMGAIWQDKKNKETDDLFTYWYERDALLDFIKTEQISGVVLLGGDIHLARHLVHPQRVGYNLHDFIISPGHSKVITALDVYHPSLEWSLVEGGQFLTLTADGTLVAPMLTAEFRQPNSVINRKIEIPLNEMVSPPKVDTQRGLRAHWSFEKGFSNNSILGNRIDAEPNNGVEIVQTDGIRGKAVRFVAAKQQFLSIPRSFLDDNSAEHSVSLWFKPSSLPEHGSGLRSFLLESTAQGTPSNTSAWHLSLGMRAATDPGKVNLQLYTHTLRPASEPEAAPTAISQGPFDTLVDRDKLLNNWNHVAFTFDSQSLTLFLNGKQTKQYLLPVPGPASEFGGLVIGGHRAGTGRNYDGLIDEVTVWQRVLSMTELEELFESQDKQ from the coding sequence ATGCACCACCTGACATCTCAATCCCTGCTGAAGCCTTGCCTGTCCACCGTGATCAATTGTGGCGCAACAGTATTGCTGCTCATCGGTGCTGCCTTGACCGATCTCCATTCGATCCACGCAGGCGAAGTCGTGGGGCCGATTGTCGGGACAGTCGAGTCGACGACTGCACATGTTCTGTACCGTCCTGGAACCGCGGAATCGAAGTGGCAATTATCGGTGCTGACAGATGGACGCGTGGTTCAGCGAATTACCGCGCTGTCCCAAAGCGAACACGACTATGTCGCCAAGTTTGCGGTCAATCACCTGAAACCGGGAACCCAGTACCGCTATCAGATTGAAGATGAAAGTGGTCGCGTGGTTGTCCCGGCTGATGAACAGCATTCCTTCACAACCGCTAATCCGGCCCGGGCGAACAGTCGCGCTTCGGTTAGTTTCGTGTCATGCGTGGATATCGAGCCGAATGCAATCTGGCAGGAGATGGCGAATCTGGATGTCGACGGTGTCTTTTTGATGGGAGACACGCCCTACATCGACAGTTCCGACTTAAGTGTCGTCCGAACACGGCATCGACAATTTCTTCAGATGCCGGAACTCGCTGCGTTGGGCTCCCACACGCCGATCGTCGGAACATGGGATGATCATGACTTTGGCCGCAACAACGGTAACGGTCGCAACATGATGAACGGGAAGGAGTCGACCAGACGCGGATTTGTCGAGTATCGCGCACACGCCCAGTTTGGTGACGGCAGCGAAGGTGTGTATCACAAAGTCGACTTGGGCATGATCGAGGTCTTTCTGCTCGATCCTCGGACCTTTTCTCAAACCGCCCCCTCTCCAGTCGACCAGACTCAGCCGACCTGTTTTGGCGCTGACCAGTGGAACTGGTTGCTGAAGAGCCTCCGCGAATCGAAAGCACCTTTCAAAGTGCTTGCCATGGGGGCAATCTGGCAGGACAAGAAGAACAAGGAAACCGACGATCTGTTTACCTACTGGTACGAACGGGACGCTCTGCTGGACTTCATCAAGACGGAACAGATTTCGGGAGTTGTCTTATTGGGTGGAGACATCCACCTGGCCAGACACTTAGTCCATCCCCAGCGTGTCGGCTACAACCTTCACGACTTCATCATTTCTCCGGGACATTCAAAGGTGATTACCGCGCTCGACGTTTATCACCCGTCGCTGGAGTGGTCGCTCGTCGAAGGCGGGCAATTCCTGACTCTCACAGCCGACGGGACTCTTGTCGCCCCAATGTTAACTGCTGAGTTTCGCCAGCCAAACAGCGTCATCAATCGCAAGATCGAAATCCCACTGAACGAAATGGTATCTCCTCCGAAGGTAGACACACAGCGCGGTTTACGGGCCCATTGGTCCTTCGAGAAGGGGTTCTCCAACAACTCGATACTTGGAAATCGCATTGACGCCGAGCCGAATAATGGCGTGGAGATTGTGCAAACCGACGGGATAAGGGGAAAAGCCGTCCGATTTGTTGCAGCGAAACAACAGTTTCTCAGCATTCCACGCAGCTTCCTTGACGATAATTCGGCAGAACACTCTGTCTCGCTATGGTTCAAGCCGAGCAGTCTTCCGGAACATGGTTCTGGCTTGCGGTCATTTCTCCTGGAGAGCACCGCTCAGGGGACACCATCGAATACGAGCGCATGGCACCTGTCGCTGGGCATGCGGGCTGCCACTGATCCAGGCAAGGTCAATTTGCAGTTGTATACACACACGCTCAGACCAGCCAGCGAACCGGAAGCTGCCCCAACCGCCATCTCGCAAGGTCCGTTCGACACGCTGGTCGATCGCGACAAACTGCTCAACAACTGGAACCACGTGGCCTTCACGTTCGACTCGCAGTCGCTCACACTTTTCCTGAACGGAAAGCAAACTAAACAGTACCTGTTGCCAGTCCCTGGACCCGCATCAGAATTTGGCGGTTTGGTCATCGGTGGCCACCGTGCCGGGACTGGGCGTAACTATGACGGACTGATCGATGAGGTGACGGTCTGGCAACGGGTATTGAGTATGACAGAGCTGGAAGAACTCTTCGAGTCGCAGGACAAGCAATAG
- a CDS encoding MFS transporter: MSRSLTPHLQFRAAQWRMLLATMFCYLFFYTGRQTFGFAIPGIEQELGISKSTLGWASAALLWTYALGQSINGNLGDKYGGRRLMSLGAILSCGLNWIVSFGTSFASLTIPWAANGYAQSMGWAPGSRVLSNWWPHSERGKVYGAYVFAAGSASVLAFGTSTLILEFNLNWRWIFRLPVLLLLIGGAVYYVIVRDRPEDLGFPPLSDENLNDSNETPIPHENAAVSNESSWQRYRYVLSNPRFLIACLAIGFQSMARYGLLIWVPVHFLGEDWKNTDTKWMTLALPIGMALGAIINGWLSDRLFHSNRARVIALFLFLAAACSLAMYLLPNDHWLGVPMLLLTGFFAYGPQSAFWALCPDLLGRERAGTGTGVMNTFAYVFAGLGEPFIGWMIESQGQTALVFGVVATACLVGAIISPLIRR, encoded by the coding sequence ATGAGCAGAAGCCTCACGCCTCATTTGCAGTTCCGAGCAGCCCAATGGCGCATGCTGTTGGCAACCATGTTCTGCTATTTGTTCTTCTACACAGGGCGGCAGACATTCGGATTTGCCATTCCCGGGATCGAACAGGAACTGGGCATCTCGAAGTCGACGCTGGGTTGGGCCAGCGCGGCCTTATTGTGGACATACGCACTGGGGCAGTCGATCAACGGAAATCTGGGCGACAAATATGGTGGCCGTCGACTCATGAGCCTGGGGGCGATATTGTCGTGCGGTTTGAACTGGATCGTGAGTTTCGGAACCAGCTTTGCCAGCCTGACGATCCCGTGGGCTGCCAACGGTTACGCGCAGTCGATGGGCTGGGCTCCGGGGAGCCGTGTGTTGTCCAACTGGTGGCCACACTCCGAACGAGGAAAAGTTTACGGAGCCTATGTCTTTGCTGCGGGCAGCGCATCGGTGCTGGCCTTTGGGACGTCGACCTTGATTCTGGAGTTCAATCTTAACTGGCGATGGATTTTTCGACTCCCGGTCTTACTGCTGCTGATTGGCGGCGCGGTGTACTACGTGATCGTTCGAGACCGTCCAGAAGACCTGGGGTTTCCTCCGCTCTCCGATGAGAATCTGAACGACAGCAACGAAACGCCCATCCCTCATGAAAACGCTGCTGTGTCCAATGAGTCTTCATGGCAGCGTTATCGCTACGTTCTCAGCAATCCACGATTCCTGATTGCCTGTCTGGCGATTGGATTTCAAAGTATGGCCCGTTACGGCTTGCTCATCTGGGTTCCCGTGCACTTTCTCGGTGAAGACTGGAAGAATACCGACACAAAGTGGATGACGCTTGCATTACCAATTGGCATGGCACTGGGTGCCATCATCAATGGCTGGCTGTCGGACCGACTGTTTCATTCGAACCGAGCACGAGTGATCGCACTGTTCTTGTTCCTCGCAGCAGCCTGTTCGCTGGCAATGTATCTTCTCCCGAATGATCACTGGTTGGGGGTGCCAATGCTACTGCTGACCGGCTTCTTCGCTTATGGTCCACAGTCTGCGTTTTGGGCGTTGTGCCCGGATCTCCTGGGACGAGAGCGTGCCGGAACCGGAACCGGGGTGATGAACACTTTCGCATATGTTTTCGCGGGCCTGGGAGAACCGTTCATCGGCTGGATGATCGAGTCTCAGGGGCAAACCGCCCTCGTTTTCGGTGTTGTCGCCACGGCATGTCTCGTCGGTGCCATCATCTCACCTTTGATTCGGCGGTAG
- a CDS encoding serine hydrolase yields the protein MPKDAIFRLKSMSKPVVTVAALVLFDDGKFGLDDLISNHLPEWKESKVSEEDRLVPARKPIIPRMLMTHSSGLYYQLPGKLSRDELPAAVFNRLDKNKDGVVTIDELKALGKSR from the coding sequence ATGCCGAAGGACGCGATCTTTCGACTGAAGAGTATGAGCAAGCCAGTGGTCACCGTGGCCGCTCTGGTTCTGTTCGACGATGGGAAGTTTGGTCTCGACGATCTGATCTCGAACCATCTGCCGGAGTGGAAGGAATCGAAAGTCAGCGAGGAGGACAGACTCGTTCCGGCGCGGAAACCGATCATACCGCGCATGCTGATGACCCACAGCAGCGGGCTGTATTACCAGCTTCCGGGCAAGCTGAGTCGAGATGAACTGCCGGCTGCGGTGTTTAATCGGCTGGACAAGAACAAAGATGGGGTTGTTACAATCGACGAGCTGAAGGCGCTGGGGAAATCAAGGTGA
- a CDS encoding TetR/AcrR family transcriptional regulator translates to MSVRSEAAAQTRERLLNASLTLFSQRGYAATGVRDILQAAGVTQPTLYHHFADKASLLQTLIERHYGDSQQRLEKIIAGEATVVSKLLAFVTTSFEYCCVDPRVPRLMFQTYYGPTVPEIDGVLDKLTEKRFRLVVGIMEHGIRSGELADSNAEFLALTFCSMVDQPLNLFSRRSRPGRYLTPELAHSIVSLFATGAAAK, encoded by the coding sequence ATGAGTGTACGAAGCGAAGCCGCGGCTCAAACACGCGAGCGATTACTGAATGCATCGCTGACGTTGTTTTCGCAACGCGGATACGCCGCCACAGGCGTCCGGGACATCCTGCAGGCGGCCGGCGTTACCCAGCCCACGCTTTACCATCACTTTGCTGACAAAGCATCCTTGTTGCAGACGCTGATCGAACGGCACTATGGCGACAGCCAGCAACGGTTAGAAAAAATCATCGCGGGCGAAGCGACCGTGGTGAGTAAGCTGCTTGCTTTTGTCACAACGTCGTTCGAATACTGCTGTGTCGATCCGCGTGTACCACGACTGATGTTCCAAACGTACTATGGCCCAACGGTTCCCGAGATCGATGGCGTACTGGACAAGTTGACGGAGAAGCGGTTTCGGCTTGTCGTCGGCATCATGGAACATGGCATTCGTTCGGGTGAGCTGGCTGATTCCAACGCGGAGTTCCTTGCGCTGACTTTTTGCAGCATGGTGGATCAACCATTGAATCTGTTCTCACGCAGGTCGAGACCCGGGCGATACCTGACGCCCGAGCTTGCGCACTCAATCGTCAGCCTGTTTGCGACCGGTGCAGCCGCAAAGTAA